In Zingiber officinale cultivar Zhangliang chromosome 8B, Zo_v1.1, whole genome shotgun sequence, a single genomic region encodes these proteins:
- the LOC122016213 gene encoding late embryogenesis abundant protein Lea5-like, producing MIRSLSVLARGITLFLNRRAYSAAALEKRTTVLVKSSTTTSSVASSTSSSSSNSWVPDPETGYYRPSDIGRQVDAAELRAMLLSKRE from the exons ATGATTCGCTCTCTTTCCGTCCTCGCCAGAGGAATCACCCTCTTTCTTAACAG AAGGGCATACTCTGCTGCAGCTTTAGAGAAGAGGACGACGGTGCTCGTGAAATCCTCGACCACCACTTCTTCAGTTGCTTCTTCCACTTCTTCGTCTTCATCAAATTCTTGGGTGCCGGATCCGGAGACCGGATACTACAGGCCCAGTGATATAGGCAGGCAGGTGGACGCGGCGGAGCTCCGAGCGATGCTTCTCTCCAAGAGAGAATAA
- the LOC122014189 gene encoding poly [ADP-ribose] polymerase 2-like, which produces MFFYQIKKYFLNAHAKAHLGYTIDIVQIFKVSRKDELERFKKVKMDPFVSHFLLTPRIGCFCGMVLDSQTGPGSFLKEGLRIAPPEAPVTGFMFGKGVYFADLFSKSANYCYASIQSSKGVLLLCEVALGDMAEQLSANYNTDQLPEGKLREISTVSQLVLSGKSLQVDIFLS; this is translated from the exons ATGTTTTTTTACCAGATAAAGAAGTACTTCTTGAATGCGCATGCCAAAGCACATTTGGGCTATACCATTGATATTGTGCAGATATTTAAGGTTTCCAGGAAAGATGAACTTGAACGATTCAAAAAGGTCAAAATGGATCCTTTTGTCTCACATTttt TACTCACACCAAGAATAGGATGCTTCTGTGGCATGGTTCTTGACTCACAAACTGGACCGGGATCCTTTCTCAAG GAAG GGTTGAGGATTGCACCTCCAGAAGCACCCGTTACTGGTTTCATGTTTGGAAAGGGAGTTTATTTTGCCGATTTGTTTTCAAAGAGTGCAAATTATTGTTATGCATCAATACAGTCCAGCAAAGGAGTGTTGCTCCTTTGTGAG GTTGCGCTTGGTGATATGGCTGAACAACTATCTGCTAATTATAATACTGATCAATTACCTGAGGGGAAATTAAG GGAGATATCAACTGTATCACAGCTGGTTCTCTCTGGCAAATCTCTTCAGGTGGATATATTTTTGTCCTAG
- the LOC122016854 gene encoding uncharacterized protein LOC122016854, with amino-acid sequence MAIVYPSIVSLLLPQATPPNPVHGAASPWCSALRNNNALFLLRFPNFRICAVRDGFAKVSRALTKDSEATKPLVRITAVVGAGSVSPLKGTPWEQVMRHTATRLKWVDEAIEMTVFSEKATRSNDSCNEQLTEEMLRSDILVNIAVNDSESVEWLQKNSNSVPNIICFESSTNLTNKLGGLRIRNKERNFFNSLNREATEVLRTASNAWERHNSDDIRFCLLVIINSYIRPISILKNLRAKGLSTVNCMLTNCGSQVLNCLLDPNCRKALQCLNRCSPIDQVCNYRCIASYESPYLEAFSLCVLQKNNCLELNAVIPTKPVVSPLTMFRGELLSHELAEDLFIGWLGKFEWSWRVIAGQNPAYDHFPCQYQLFYRGKARGSFWYEPVFQVRTLGGDLIWRRRRYRVRRASIPGTFYFSVLDNGVVSEEYWTVVDVCEDLSWGLFHYSGAASAAGLSYTGAVLVSPDGYYEPELGGHRLKSALEKCSIMEWELHIVDNCSCTNPPLGIPQGSRLHSNINI; translated from the exons ATGGCAATCGTCTACCCTTCTATTGTGTCTCTACTGCTACCTCAAGCTACTCCACCTAATCCCGTCCACGGCGCAGCCTCACCCTGGTGCTCAGCTCTCAGAAACAACAACGCTCTCTTCCTTCTCAGGTTCCCTAATTTCCGCATTTGCGCCGTTCGGGATGGATTCGCCAAGGTCTCGCGGGCCCTAACGAAGGATAGCGAAGCAACGAAGCCTCTGGTGAGGATCACCGCGGTGGTTGGCGCCGGAAGCGTTAGCCCGCTCAAGGGAACGCCTTGGGAGCAGGTCATGCGGCACACG GCAACTCGGCTGAAGTGGGTGGATGAAGCAATCGAAATGACCGTCTTCAGCGAAAAGGCCACGCGCTCTAATGATTCTTGCAATGAACAGCTCACGGAGGAGATGTTACGTTCGGATATCTTGGTTAATATTGCAGTAAATGATTCAGAATCTGTGGAATGGCTTCAGAAAAACAGTAATAGCGTTCCGAACATCATATGCTTTGAATCTTCGACAAATCTTACCAACAAGCTTGGCGGATTACGTATCagaaacaaagaaagaaactTCTTCAACAGCTTAAACCGTGAAGCAACAGAAGTTCTCAGGACTGCATCAAATGCTTGGGAGAGACATAATTCAGATGACATTAGGTTTTGCCTCCTTGTCATCATCAACTCCTACATAAGACCCATTTCCATACTGAAAAATCTGAGGGCCAAGGGGCTCTCCACTGTCAACTGCATGCTGACAAATTGTGGATCGCAGGTGCTGAACTGCTTATTGGATCCTAACTGCAGAAAAGCCCTTCAGTGTTTGAACAGATGTTCGCCGATCGATCAAGTTTGTAACTATCGCTGCATTGCATCCTACGAGAGCCCATACCTGGAGGCATTTTCGCTGTGCGTGCTGCAAAAGAACAACTGTCTTGAGTTGAATGCAGTGATCCCCACCAAGCCTGTTGTATCTCCATTGACCATGTTCCGGGGAGAGCTGTTGAGCCATGAACTTGCAGAAGATCTCTTCATCGGCTGGTTGGGCAAGTTCGAATGGAGTTGGCGAGTCATAGCAGGCCAGAATCCTGCTTATGATCATTTTCCTTGTCAGTATCAGCTGTTCTACAGGGGAAAGGCTAGAGGATCATTTTGGTATGAACCTGTGTTTCAAGTTCGAACTCTTGGAGGTGACTTAatctggaggaggaggaggtatcGTGTCCGAAGAGCAAGCATTCCCGGCACATTCTACTTCAGTGTTCTTGATAATGGGGTGGTTTCTGAGGAATATTGGACAGTTGTAGACGTTTGTGAGGATCTCAGTTGGGGTCTGTTTCATTACAGCGGGGCAGCTTCGGCTGCGGGATTGTCATATACCGGGGCGGTGCTGGTCAGTCCAGACGGATACTATGAGCCAGAGTTGGGAGGGCACCGACTCAAGTCGGCATTGGAGAAATGCAGCATCATGGAGTGGGAGCTGCACATTGTAGATAACTGTTCTTGCACAAACCCTCCGCTGGGAATTCCACAGGGTTCACGTCTGCATTCTAACATTAATATTTAA